The following are from one region of the Littorina saxatilis isolate snail1 linkage group LG2, US_GU_Lsax_2.0, whole genome shotgun sequence genome:
- the LOC138959491 gene encoding uncharacterized protein gives MEDYLKTAQKFLRQYVSLPDKDLEWWVKLRSPQQILKSHATFLYCEISFYILAFLTFVHAMQNGGRYKWLWIATILHGLTVECVSYFVPDIDNFWHAQSMIMLLGQRLPLHIIFVYPAFIYTACVAVSHMNLRWWAEPFAVGLSVVLFDIPFDIMGIKLLWWTWHDDDPNIFDRHYWVPWTSYYFHATFASSFTFIFMGVRALFCTHVPKFQSAGFFCELVCAIITGLFSMPLGVIQFIPVYHPLHDSLGIHSEVCVLMLITVYAMIVWSADRYPFETARAYNAIGSSLEIVLGVVMHYGFYVYLVMFSKPEKTRSLGFHQPVGPCGKNVPVQTPFGQVLNKTKYLCMDTFFEDYFDFKCVKKLPESGKEWYTICGTPFPNHMEYIVVVSSFCVVGLYWYWQLLLRSGPLPKSRSARKHPKAE, from the exons ATGGAAGATTACTTGAAGACCGCGCAGAAGTTTCTGAGACAGTATGTCTCCCTTCCAGACAAG GATTTGGAATGGTGGGTCAAGCTCAGGTCCCCTCAGCAGATTCTCAAGAGCCATGCCACCTTCCTCTACTGTGAAATCTCCTTCTACATTCTGGCATTCCTTACCTTTGTGCATG CCATGCAAAATGGAGGCCGATACAAGTGGTTATGGATAGCAACAATTTTACACGGTCTGACAGTGGAGTGCGTCAGCTACTTTGTGCCCGACATCGACAACTTCTGGCACGCTCAGTCTATGATCATGCTACTTGGGCAGCGACTGCCCCTTCacattatttttgtgt ATCCAGCCTTCATTTACACAGCCTGTGTTGCTGTGTCACACATGAATCTGCGCTGGTGGGCTGAGCCGTTTGCAG TGGGTTTGAGTGTTGTGCTGTTTGACATTCCCTTCGACATCATGGGCATCAAGCTGCTGTGGTGGACATGGCACGACGATGACCCCAACATCTTTGACCGTCACTACTGGGTTCCTTGGACGTCATACTACTTTCATGCTACATTCGCGAGCAGCTTCACCTTCATCTTCATGGGAGTGCGAGCGCTCTTCTGCACTCATGTTCCCAAGTTTCAATCAGCCGG GTTTTTCTGTGAGCTTGTCTGTGCCATAATCACTGGCCTGTTCTCCATGCCCCTGGGAGTTATTCAGTTCATACCTGTGTACCACCCTCTGCACGACTCGCTTGGTATCCACTCTGAGGTCTGTGTGCTCATGCTGATCACGGTCTACGCTATGATCGTCTGGAGTGCTGATCGATACCCGTTTGAGACCGCCCGTGCCTACAATGCTATAG GAAGCTCATTGGAGATAGTGCTGGGTGTAGTGATGCACTATGGGTTCTACGTGTACCTGGTGATGTTCTCCAAGCCAGAGAAGACACGGTCCCTTGGTTTCCACCAGCCTGTTGGACCCTGTGGAAAGAATGTGCCGGTTCAGACACCATTTGGCCag GTGCTGAACAAAACCAAGTACCTCTGCATGGACACATTCTTCGAGGATTACTTTGACTTCAAATGTGTGAAGAAGTTGCCTGAGTCAGGCAAAGAATGGTACACCATCTGCGGCACTccctttcccaatcacatggaGTACATCGTGGTGGTGTCCTCCTTCTGCGTTGTGGGTCTCTACTGGTACTGGCAACTGCTGCTCCGATCAGGCCCTCTGCCTAAAAGCCGTTCAGCTCGCAAGCACCCCAAAGCAGAGTAG